In Rhodothermales bacterium, the sequence CATCACGCGGTTGACGGGCATCACGACCGGGATGGTGTTCGACCAGCCGAACGTGCAGGCCGTGCTCCCGTCGTATCTGGCGTTTCTCGGGGACGGCGTGCTCGTCGCGCACAATCTGTCGTTCGATCTCGGGTTCATCAACGCGGAGCTGCGCCGCATCGGCCGGCCCCAGCTGGAGGTGCCCACGCTCTGCACGCTGCGCCTCGCCCGGCGGCTGCTGCGCGGGCTGCGATCGAAGGGGCTGAGCGGGCTCGCCGCGTTTTACAACATCACCGTGGAGGGTCGCCACCGCGCGCTCGGCGACGCCCTGGCCACGGCGGAGGTGCTGATCCGTTTCCTGCGGCGCGTGACCTACGAATACGGGATCGAATCCCTGGAGGAACTGCTCGCCTTCCAGTTTCGCACGTACGGCCGGCCATCCCCGATGAGCGGTGCCCGCGGCGCACTGACCGAGAAGCTGCGGCTGCTGCCCGATCGTCCGGGCGTCTATTACATGAAGGACGCCCAGGGACGGATCATCTATGTGGGAAAGGCGAAAAGCCTGCAGTCGCGGGTGCGCAGTTATTTCACGTCGATCGAGGCCCACAACGCCCGGTTGCGGACGATGATCGACATCGTGCAGGACGTGGTCTGGGAAGAGATGACGTCCGAACTGGAGGCGCTGATCCACGAATCCCGCCAGATCAAGAAGCTGACGCCCCGTTTTAACCAGGCGCAGCTGCGCTACAAGCATCGGCAGTTCTTGCGCATCGACGAGACCGCGGCGTTTCCGCGGCTGACGGTGAGCCCGATCCTGGTGGACGACGGGGCGACGTATTTCGGGCCCTTGGCGAGCCGGCGCGAGGCCGAGATGATCGTCGACCTCGTGGAGCGGTGGTACCTCGTCCGGCCCTGTACCGACACCGCGTTCGGGGCGGGGCAGTCGTGCCTCTATGCCGAAATCGGACGCTGCCAGGCCCCGTGCGAGGGGCAGGTGGACGCCGCGACCTACCGGAAGCAGGTCGAGCAGGTGCGCGCGTTTCTCGCCGGCCAGGACGCCTCGGTCATCCCGTTTCTCGACGAGGCGATGCGGCGCGCGTCCCGCGAGATGCAGTTCGAGGATGCCGCCCGCTACCGGGACCTCCTCGAACTCGTCACCCGGCTGCTCGACCGGCAGCGGTGCATCGCCGCCCCCGTGATGGAGCACCATGCGGTGGTCGTGTCCGACGAACCCGGCGGCGGCCGGCGGCTGGTGATGGCGATTCGCTATGGCCGGCTCGTCCGTTCCATGATCTGCGCGACCCCGCTCGACCTCGGCGAATTGGAGCGGATCCGCGCCTTCGTCCGCAGCGCCTTCGAGGAGGACGCGCACCGGCCGGAGTCCTACCTGAAGCCGGAAATCGAGGAGGTGCGCCTGCTGGTGCACTGGCTTTTTACCCATCAGGAATCCATCCGGCAGGAGAACTGGGACGAGGAGCAGGACGCCGGCCTGTTCACCGATCGGGTCGTCGAGGCGATCGCCGGTTTTTCCACGGCGGTGCAGGGCTGAGGAGAATCGGTTAAGCGGTTTGCCCCGGGTTCGTTTTCGAGTATTTTCCGGGCGGGGCGGGATACACCTCGCCGGATGCCGGCCCCTTCGCCGCGCGCCGATCCGAGGCCGGGCGGATGCCGGCGATCAACACGGACCCGAGACGACGCCATGTCAGGAATCATACTCGATGGGAAAGCGCTCGCGCGGCACATGGAAGCGGATCTCTCCGCCCGCGTCGAACGCATCAAGGCACGAACGAACGGACGGACGCCCATCCTGGCGACGATCCTCGTCGGCGACGACCCCGCCTCCGCCACCTACGTGCGGATGAAGGGCAACGCGTGTGAGCGAATCGGCATGACATCGGAGCGGGTCATCCTGCCCGAGTCGACGACGACGGAGCAGCTGCTGGCCGAGATCGACCGGCTCAACGCGGACGCCAATGTGCACGGCATCCTCCTCCAGCATCCGGTGCCGGCGCAGATCGACGAGCGGGCGTGTTTCGACCGCATCGCGCTCGGGAAGGACGTGGACGGCGTCACGACGCTGGGATTCGGGCGGATGGCGATGAACGAGGACGCGTTCGGCTCGGCGACGCCGGCGGGCATCATGCGGCTGCTGCAGCATTACGAGATTCCGATGGAAGGAAAACACGCGGTGGTCGTCGGCCGCAGTCCGATCCTCGGGAAGCCGATGGCCTTCATGCTGCTCAACGCGAACGCCACGGTCACGATCTGCCATTCGCGCACGCGGGACCTGCCGTCGCTCGTGCGCCAGGCGGACATCGTCGTGGGCGCCGTCGGCCGGCCGGAGTTTATCCGGGGGGAATGGATCAAGGACGGCGCCGTCGTGGTGGATGCCGGCTACAATCCGGGCCCCGTCGGCGACATCGAACTGCAAGCGGTCGTGGATCGCTGCGCGGCGTACACCCCGGTGCCCGGCGGGGTGGGGCCGATGACGATCGCGACGCTGATGGCGCAGACCGTGGAAGCGGCGGAGAAGGCGGTTTAGGCAGTTCTGCCCAAACTTTTGCTTCGATTTAACAGGGATCGAAGCGCTTTCTCATGCTGGGCGATGCATCTGATAAATCCATCCTATATATTCCGAACCGGACACCACCACCTACCTGTTTTGGCCCCATGCACAGCCAGTTGCGTTGGAAAGCGACACCGCGCTGCTCCCCGGTCGACGTGCTCCCTGTTCCATATGTTGACGGGAGCTGCTTTTGCCCCGGCAAGGCGTGTCGCCGGCCATTCAGGGTTCCGATCGCAGGATTGGACGCTCTCCCCACCCTTTCCCTGATGGATTAGTCTGTGCGTATGGATCGCCTATCTGGATCGAGATGGCTCGTGCCGAGCCAGCGTGTGTTCGCTCTGGCGCTCATCGTCCTGTTATCCGTGTTTGTCCTGAGTGCGCCGGCGTACGCGGCGACGCAGGAGGCGCCGGCGACCGAGGAAGCCCATGCGGCCGCTCAGGCCCATGCGCACGTCGACCCGCCCCAGTGGCTCATCATCCCGTTCGTGCTCCTCCTGATCATGATCGCGACGGGGCCGATTTTTTATTCGCACCACTGGCATCACAACTACCCCCGCTATTCGATCGCGCTCGGGCTGCTGGTCGCCGGCTACTACATCGCGACCTCCAACGTGTCGCCGCTGCTCCATGCGATCGAGGAATATTTCTCGTTCATCGCGCTGGTGGCCTCGCTGTTTATCGCCGCGAGCGGCATCTTTCTGAATATCAACGCCCGGAGCACGCCGCTCAACAATGTGCTGCTGTTGTTCGTGGGCGCGCTGGTCGCCAACCTGATCGCAACGACGGGGTCGGCGATGCTGTTCATCCGGAGCTACATGCGGCTCAACGCCGGTCGCATCCGGGCGTATCACATCGTCTTTTTCATTTTTATCGTGGCGAATATCGGCGGGGCGCTCACGCCCATCGGCGATCCGCCGCTTTTCCTGGGCTTCCTGCGCGGCGTGCCGTTTTTCTGGACGCTGACGCACGTCTGGTACATCTGGCTGCCGGCCACCGCCATGGTGCTGCTGGTCTTTTATGTGCTCGACTCCCGCAACAAAGACCAGGGGCCCACGCCCGACCCCACGAAGCCGACGGTCAGCATCCGCGGCAAGTTCAATTTCATCTGGGTCGCCATCATCATCGTGCTGGTGTTCGTGGATCCGAACGTGCTGCCGTTCGTGCCGGACCTGCACGAGAGTTTCCACATTCCGATCGGCATCCGCGAACTGCTCATGTTCGGCGTGGCCTTCCTCGCCTACCGGTTCGCGGACAAGGAATGCCTCGAGCAGAACGACTTTTCGTTCGAGCCCATCCGGGAGGTGGCGTGGCTGTTCCTGGGGATTTTCGCGACGATGCAGCCGGCGTTGCAGCTGATCAGCAGCTTCGCCCGCGAGAACGCGGACTCCCTCGGCGTCAGCGTCTTCTACTGGGGTACAGGTTCGCTCTCGGGCATCCTGGATAACGCGCCTACCTACCTCAACTTTGTCTCCGCGGCCATGGGCAAGTTCGGGCTCGACGTCAATGTGGCGATGGACGTGAAGCACTTCGCGGCGGTCGACATGGGCGGCGAGCTCTCGTGGTATTACCTCCAGGCCATCTCCGTGGCGGCCGTATTCTTCGGGGCGCTGACGTACATCGGGAATGCGCCCAACTTCATGGTGAAGGCCATCGCCGAGGGCAATGGCGTCCGTACGCCCTCGTTTTTTGCCTATGTGGCCCGCTACTCCGTCCCGGTGCTCATCCCGATCTTCCTGATAATCTGGGTCGTGTTTTACAGCGGGTGGGTCGTCGTTCACTGAGTCGCTTCGGTCGGTAGCAACATGGAATCACTCATCCGGGATCTCATCCCCCACGATCCGACCGTCGGGCTCTACGTGGCGCCCGACATCCCGTCGAAAAAAGTGCAGAACGCGCTGGCCGACTACGCGAAGAAGCTCCATCACAGCGAGGTCATCGCCCTGTACGACGCGACGCTGCTGGGATCGGGGAAAGACGGCGCGGTGTTCACGGCCGACCGGGTCGTGTTTCAGAACAACAACCTCGAGCCGGCGCATGAAGTCCTCTACACCGATCTGGTCGCCGTACGCCCCAAGCGGAAACTGATGGGGGGGCAAAAGCTCGAACTCGACGTCAACCGCGGCCGCGCGACGATCGAACTGGCGATCGACTTTTCCGGCAAACCCGAAGCCGCCACCTACGTCACCCGGTTTCTGGAAGAAGCGCTCAATCGGGTCGCCGCCCGCGAGATGGACGATCGCCGACCCGATGCCGGCGGGGATACCGATTATACCGCCGTGGAGCAGGCCCTCAATGAACTCGTCCGCAAAGGGCAACTCTCCCCCCGCGACCGCCGCCTGATGCTCGACACGATCGCGAAGTAACCGACCTCGTGCGCCGGCATCTCGCCCGCGCGAGGAGGTTCGGATGCCGGGTACAGGGATGCCGGCTCGCCGGTCAAAAACACGGATTTTCGGGATAAATCCTGCATCTTGCCTCCTGCGTCTCCCTCGTCGCCTCGTGGTTGTCCGCGCCGCCGCTCGCTAAGCGTCTCCCTATTTAACCGACCCTTCTGCCCACCGAGCGAGGCGCATGCGGCCCGGGATAAACGGGGCCGGATCTCGCGTCAAAAACCCGGGGTTTGCGGGGAGAATCCCGCGTCCTTCATCCCCCGGCTCCGTGGCGTTTCGATGCGGTATCTGCCGGCGTTATTTAAGTACTCGCTGCGGTGCCGATACCTCTGGTTAGTTTGACACCCCGATCACAAAATCGATCTAACCATGAGTCGGATTAAACCTGAAGAATTACCTGCTCCGAAGCGGGTTTCGAAACGTCGCTCGCAGGAGCTTTACGGTAAGTTCTCCGTGACTGGCGCCAGCAAATACGACCGCTACGTCGCGGCCGCTCGCGAACTCGCTCCGGGCGAAAGCCTGGAAGTGATCGAACTTCCGGAAAACGTCATCACGAGCATCCAGAAGAAGTTTCGTGAGAAAGGCCTCGTGCCGGCGAAGGGCTTCTACGCCATGAGCAAGACGGTGGGCGGTGAATCGAAGGGCAACAAGTCCCTCCTCATCGGTCGCTACACGGCGCCGGTCAAGGCCAGCGCGAAGCCGAAGAAGGCCGCCGCCAAGAAGGCTGCGGCTCCGAAGAAGGCTGCGGCTCCGAAGGCTGCTGCTCCGAAGAAGGCTGCGGCTCCGAAGGCTGCGGCTCCGAAGAAGGCTGCCGCTCCGAAGGCTGCTGCTCCGAAGAAGGCTGCTGCTCCGAAGAAGGCTGCTGCTCCGAAGAAGGCCGCTGCTCCGAAGAAGGCGGCTGCGCCGAAGGCTGCTGCTCCGAAGAAGGCGGCTGCGCCGAAGGCTGCGGCTCCGAAGAAGGCTGCCGCTCCGAAGAAGGCTGCCGCTCCGAAGAAGGCGCGCGCCAAATCCGTTACCCCGCGCCGCACCCGTGTCAAAAAGACGGTTGCAACGCCCGCGACGCCGGTGGCGTCCCCGGAAGTGCGGACAAATGGTTCGCCGGTTGCCGCATAAGCAATTCGGTACAACCAGGCCCGCTTCGGCGGGCTTTTTTTTTGCCCGTGCCCCGGAGGTCCGCGGATGCCGGCCTTCCCGGTGACCGGTCGGGGCATCCCGTAAGCCCTTCTCTCAGAACAGGATCGTCGTTCGTACGTACCAGTTGCACTCTGACGGTACCGATAATCAACTTTCGAGGAGAATTATGGCCTTTGTGCTTCCCGACCTACCCTACGCCCACGACGCGCTTGAACCGCATATCGATGCACGGACGATGCAGATTCACCACGGCAAGCACCATCAGGGCTACGTGAACAATCTCAACGCCGCGCTCGAAGGCCACGCCGACCTGCAGGGCAAGTCCCTCGAGGCGCTGCTGCGCGGCATCGACCAGGTGCCCGAAGCGATCCGCGTCGCCGTGCGCAACAACGGCGGCGGACATGCCAACCACAGCCTGTTCTGGACCGTGATGTCCCCCAACGGCGGCGGCGCGCCGAGCGGCGCCCTGGGCAACGCCATCACGAGCGCCTTCGGTTCGTTCGACGCGTTCAAGGACGCTTTCGCCAAGGCCGCGGCCACCCGTTTCGGCAGCGGCTGGGCGTGGCTGGTGGTGGACAAGAGCGGCAAGCTCCAGGTATACAGCACGGCGAATCAGGACAGCCCGCTGATGCAGGGCGATCGTCCGATTCTCGGCATCGATGTGTGGGAGCATGCCTACTACCTGAATTATCAGAATCGCCGGCCCGACTACATCGGTGCGTTCTGGAACGTCGTGGACTGGGACACGGTCGCCAAGAACTTCGCGGCGGCTTCGTGATCGGTCCGACGTATTGCGAATGACACGAAAGGGCAACGCATGCGTTGCCCTTTCGATCTTCTGCCCGCGATGGACTTACCCGAAGGCATATACGTTCACTCGGTAACCGACGCCGGCGTCCCCCCGGACGCGGCGGCGCGCTTCCTCGCTCCGGAGGAACTTGATCGGTGGGAACGCTTTGGCCTGGAAAAGCGCCGGCGCGAATTTCTGCTCGGCCGGGTCGCCCTGAGAACCCTGCTGGCCGACCGTTTCGAGGGCGAGCCGGTGACCTTCCCGGTTCGCGTGGCGGACGACGGCGCCGTCGAATTGCCGGCGACCGGTTGGGGCGCCTCCGTCGCCCATTCAGGCGATCGCGCCGTCGCGGCGATCAACGCCGCGGGCCCGATCGGGGTCGATATCGAACGCGTCCAGCCCCGCCATGCCGGCTTGCCCGGGTTTTTGCTGCATCCGGGCGAGAAACTCCTGCTCGACACGGGCGATCCGGATGACACGCTCATCCTGGTGTGGACGCTCAAGGAAGCCGTGCTGAAAGCGATGCGCACGGGCTTCCGCACGTCGCCCAAACACCTCAAGGTGGACCTCGATCCGCCGGCGGGGCGCGCGACGGTCACGGTGAAAGAACAGCAGCTCTGGCAGGCGCGTTTCGAGAAACGTGACGCCTATTATGTCTCGGTCGCTTTTCAGGCCGCTCCCTAGCGTTTGTATTGATCATGGAAGAGCAACCCTACAAACCGAAACACCCCATCCGTTTCGTTACCGCCGCAAGTCTGTTTGATGGCCACGACGCGGCCATCAATATCATCCGCCGCATGCTGCAGCAGTCCGGCGCCGAGGTGATCCATCTCGGGCACAACCGGTCTGTCCGCGAAATCGTGGATACGGCCATCCAGGAGGACGCGCAGGGGATTGCGATCTCGTCCTACCAGGGAGGCCACGTCGAGTACTTCATGTACATGTACGATCTCCTCAAGCAGCGGAACGCCGGCCACATCAAGATCTTCGGCGGCGGCGGCGGCGTGATCGTGCCGGCGGAAATCGAGCGTCTGGAGGCCTACGGCATTGCGCGGATCTTCTCGCCCGACGACGGCATGCGGATGGGGCTGCAGGGGATGATCGATTACATGCTCGAGGCGTGCGACGCCCCGGCCGTATCGCTCAACGGCGCCTGGGAGCAGATCCGCGACCGGCGCCCCGCGGTCATCGCGCGCGCGCTGACGGCGGTCGAGTCGCACGCGATGAACGCGGTGCCGGCCGGCGACGACACCCTCGAACTGTCCTGGCTCGGGATGATCGAAGAGGCGGCGCATCATGCGCCGGTGGTGGGGATCACGGGCACCGGCGGCGCCGGCAAGTCGACGCTGACCGACGAACTCGTCCGCCGCTTTCTGACGGATTTTTCGGACCTCCAGATCGCGGTGCTGTCCGTCGACCCGACCAAGCGCAGCACCGGTGGCGCGCTCCTCGGGGACCGGATCCGGATGAACGCGATCTACGGACAGCACACGGAACGCGTCTACATGCGCTCCTTTGCCACGCGCCAGGCCCACCGGGCCACCTCACAGGCGTTGCTCGACAGCATTCACGTGTGCCAGGTGGCCGGCTACGACCTCATCATCCTCGAAACGGCCGGCATCGGCCAGAGCGACACCGAGATCACCGACCTCACCGATCTGTCTATCTACGTGATGACGCACGACTTCGGCGCGCCCACGCAGCTCGAAAAGATCGGGATGCTGGATGTGGCGGATTTTGTCGTCCTCAACAAGTTCGAGAAGCGCGGAAGCCAGGACGGGTTGCGCGACATCCGCAAGCAGTTCCAGCGCAACCGCCGGCTCTGGGAGACGCCTCCCGACAAGCTGCCCGTGTACCCGACGATGGCTTCCCAGTTCAACGATCCGGGCGTGACGCGGCTGTATCTCGCCCTGCTCGACACGTTGAACGGACGGTTTGACTTCAACCGCCCGTCGAGCGTCTATGGCCACGAGACCCTGCCCGACGAAGCCGAGATCGCGGATCGCGCCATCATCCCGCCCCGCCGGCAACGTTATCTCGGCGATGTGGCGGACACGTGCCGCGCCTACCGCTCCAATGCCGAGGAACAGGTGCGCATCGCGCGCAAGTGGGGCGAAGCCCGCGGCGTGATCGCGCAGGTAGGGCAGTGGGCGCCGGACGATCGCGCCGTGCTGCTCGAACGGCTCGAGCAGATGGAACGGCACTGGTGGGACAAGCTCGATGCCCGCTCCAAACAGATCCTGACCGCCTGGGATGCGCTGGCCGAGCAGTATCGCCAGGATGCATTCACCTACACCGTGCGCGACCAGTCGATCACGGTCCCGCTCTACGCCGAGTCGCTCTCCGGCACCCGGATCCCGCGCGTCGCGCTGCCGCGTACGGAAGACCCGGGCGAGCGGCTCCGTTTCGCCCTCACCGAA encodes:
- a CDS encoding DEDD exonuclease domain-containing protein, which gives rise to MSFSGIPFIVTDTETTGHQADDGRIIEIAAVKVVDGRIVDRYAQLINPGRSIPSRITRLTGITTGMVFDQPNVQAVLPSYLAFLGDGVLVAHNLSFDLGFINAELRRIGRPQLEVPTLCTLRLARRLLRGLRSKGLSGLAAFYNITVEGRHRALGDALATAEVLIRFLRRVTYEYGIESLEELLAFQFRTYGRPSPMSGARGALTEKLRLLPDRPGVYYMKDAQGRIIYVGKAKSLQSRVRSYFTSIEAHNARLRTMIDIVQDVVWEEMTSELEALIHESRQIKKLTPRFNQAQLRYKHRQFLRIDETAAFPRLTVSPILVDDGATYFGPLASRREAEMIVDLVERWYLVRPCTDTAFGAGQSCLYAEIGRCQAPCEGQVDAATYRKQVEQVRAFLAGQDASVIPFLDEAMRRASREMQFEDAARYRDLLELVTRLLDRQRCIAAPVMEHHAVVVSDEPGGGRRLVMAIRYGRLVRSMICATPLDLGELERIRAFVRSAFEEDAHRPESYLKPEIEEVRLLVHWLFTHQESIRQENWDEEQDAGLFTDRVVEAIAGFSTAVQG
- the folD gene encoding bifunctional methylenetetrahydrofolate dehydrogenase/methenyltetrahydrofolate cyclohydrolase FolD, which encodes MSGIILDGKALARHMEADLSARVERIKARTNGRTPILATILVGDDPASATYVRMKGNACERIGMTSERVILPESTTTEQLLAEIDRLNADANVHGILLQHPVPAQIDERACFDRIALGKDVDGVTTLGFGRMAMNEDAFGSATPAGIMRLLQHYEIPMEGKHAVVVGRSPILGKPMAFMLLNANATVTICHSRTRDLPSLVRQADIVVGAVGRPEFIRGEWIKDGAVVVDAGYNPGPVGDIELQAVVDRCAAYTPVPGGVGPMTIATLMAQTVEAAEKAV
- a CDS encoding sodium:proton antiporter; translation: MDRLSGSRWLVPSQRVFALALIVLLSVFVLSAPAYAATQEAPATEEAHAAAQAHAHVDPPQWLIIPFVLLLIMIATGPIFYSHHWHHNYPRYSIALGLLVAGYYIATSNVSPLLHAIEEYFSFIALVASLFIAASGIFLNINARSTPLNNVLLLFVGALVANLIATTGSAMLFIRSYMRLNAGRIRAYHIVFFIFIVANIGGALTPIGDPPLFLGFLRGVPFFWTLTHVWYIWLPATAMVLLVFYVLDSRNKDQGPTPDPTKPTVSIRGKFNFIWVAIIIVLVFVDPNVLPFVPDLHESFHIPIGIRELLMFGVAFLAYRFADKECLEQNDFSFEPIREVAWLFLGIFATMQPALQLISSFARENADSLGVSVFYWGTGSLSGILDNAPTYLNFVSAAMGKFGLDVNVAMDVKHFAAVDMGGELSWYYLQAISVAAVFFGALTYIGNAPNFMVKAIAEGNGVRTPSFFAYVARYSVPVLIPIFLIIWVVFYSGWVVVH
- a CDS encoding superoxide dismutase, producing MAFVLPDLPYAHDALEPHIDARTMQIHHGKHHQGYVNNLNAALEGHADLQGKSLEALLRGIDQVPEAIRVAVRNNGGGHANHSLFWTVMSPNGGGAPSGALGNAITSAFGSFDAFKDAFAKAAATRFGSGWAWLVVDKSGKLQVYSTANQDSPLMQGDRPILGIDVWEHAYYLNYQNRRPDYIGAFWNVVDWDTVAKNFAAAS
- a CDS encoding 4'-phosphopantetheinyl transferase superfamily protein — translated: MDLPEGIYVHSVTDAGVPPDAAARFLAPEELDRWERFGLEKRRREFLLGRVALRTLLADRFEGEPVTFPVRVADDGAVELPATGWGASVAHSGDRAVAAINAAGPIGVDIERVQPRHAGLPGFLLHPGEKLLLDTGDPDDTLILVWTLKEAVLKAMRTGFRTSPKHLKVDLDPPAGRATVTVKEQQLWQARFEKRDAYYVSVAFQAAP